CTCCAACCCTAATCCCAGTTCTTCCATTCCCTCTGGCGGTTCTACGAGCTCTGTACTCCCACATCATACCGAATCTACTAACTCTAACCCATCCGCTGACTCTGCCAGCCCCAGTGTTTCTACTACCTCCCGCACTACCGATGATGAATCAGGAATACGGCAGAGCCGAAATGAGGGAGCTCACTCATAGTGAGAATATGCAGAATCCGCAAAGCGGTACATGATTGCAAGCTGGATGATCTGGCAGCTCAAGGGAAGTTATATAACAAAAACTAGTTTGCTAATGAAGGCTAGGCGGTGGCTTCTGGTGAATGATGTTTACCACAACAGCAAGTATCTGTCATATCATATATGCGATTATTTCTTGCAGATGGTTAAGGAAATGTATCTTTTATGTCGTTTCGGATAAAAAAGTCTGGAAAAATAGATTATTGAGTTAATGAATTGACTAATACAAATTCTAAGCAATTATATGTACTCGTCATCTGTTTCTTCCCTTTTGGTCGTATTGACAATTTAACGTCTGTAGTCGTAAGGACGTGCTGGCATAACTCTAGAGAGTGTGCGACTGATAGATGAAGCATATTTCCATTTACGTGGTCAATTCTTGCTACCATACCCGGGTAATTGTTCATAACGACTCCATTAGCCATTTGCAGTCCTCTCTTTCAATATGATTGGTTGTTGACAAGCGATTTATGCTACAAACGCCACGCAACACCTCGCTCTATACAACGGGTACGATTAGTAGCAAAACGTCAGCGCCGCCAGCGGTTAAATACGATAAATGGGTCTTGGAAATCCTACACGCAAGCAATGCTGGAATTAACTGCAACTAACTTTTAGTGACTTACAACGATGGATCGAGCTGACGAAATGGCCTACGAAGTGGCATACGAACTCcccggcttcggcttcggctccGGCTGCAGCTGGACGAGTTTGAGTTTCGTAGACTTCAAGTATAAAACTAGAAACTAGTATTTATTCACTGCGAGATACAATTTTTTGAACCATGTATATCCTTCAACAATTAGCCATCGGATGCTTTTGAATTCAACCAGATATTAAAATTTCTGACATCCTGCATACTCATCATTCGCTGttccaaagcagccaatACCATTAATAATTAGAAACTCCTCTATAAGTTAGAGATACTCCACCATGCTCATCAAGCAAACCACATCCGCATTTTTCAGTCAGCTCGACGAACTAATTCGTTCCGAAAATGACGGCAACACTAGCTCCGCGTCTGTTTTGGCCAAACTTGGGACGCCTTGTGCTTCGGTTGCTATTATGGAAGACGGAGTCATATCGTCCCATTGCTTCTCAACTGGACAAGAAAATACAGAGACTATATTCCAAGCCTGCAGTATATCGAAGCCAACATTTGCAGTTGCGTTGCTAAAGCTTGTTGACGGGGGCAAAATTGCACTCGACACCCGCATTGGCGATGTCCTATCACAAGATGTGTTAGATATCTTGACAAAAGATGCCTCTGCTAGCGAGAGCTCTGTGGTCAAGGGTATCACCATTGCACAGCTTCTAAGCCATACTTCTGGCCTCTCTCAAGGTGGTTTTCCCGGTTATTCCGTCTTGGATGACTCTCGAATTCCAACACTGCGCGAAGTTTTAATGGGAGCGAATCCTGTCAATACACTGGACGTGCACTTGCAAGGATTCCCTGGCCAGTCGTACTCTTACTCAGGCGGCGGTTTCGCAGTACTTCAGCTTGTCTTTGAGACCATCACCAATAAAGATTTCGCCACGGCGATGCATGATATTCTACTAGGACCTTTGGGAATGACGAGATCTTCTTTCCACCCGTTACCAATTCAAGAAAAGAATGCAGCCAAGTGCCACTGGAATGGCTATACTCCCTGTGAGGATGCTCAGCGAGTCAATCCCGAACAAGCTGCTGCGGGTTTATGGACTACACCAAGTGATCTCTTGAAGCTTATCAGCGCTGTACAACAGTCTCTCCAACGTTCCGACAACACTGGCTTTCTTCGACAAGAAACGGCCAAGAGTATGCTGACATTGGTGAAGTCAGATGTCGCTCTCTCATGGTTTATTCCTGGAGACCTGAAGACTGTCTTTAGCCACGGTGGCAGTAATTGGCCAGGCTTCAGAACCTATGTTGCTGGATACGCCGATCTTCCAGGGGCAGCCAAGGTAAAGATACCAGAAAACTGCGGCATCTCCATTATGACGAATGCTGTTGAGGGAGACATAATTGTATGGAAACTCCTTCAGGCTATTGCGTATCTGAAGAAATGGCCAGAGATCCCTTTGCCGCTAGGATACACAAGAGTCCTACCATTCAGAGCCCACAGAGACGAAATCGGCACGCAGTGGAAGCGTTGGTTGGGTAGATGGACATGTGGTGAGACGGGTTGGAGCATTGAAGCCAATGAAAGTGGGAACCCGACTATTCAATATGGCCAACTGTCACCCTTCCCTTTAGTACCAGCAGCAATGTCGGCTACGATTAGGGATGGCAAAACACAAGCTACCAACCTGATGGTAAGCGGACTAGACGTTCTGGTATACTTTTGTGAAGACGATACAATCGAGATAGTCAAGGGAAGGGGTCAGCAAACTACCAAGTTGACTAGGGCATGAGTTTGTCTAACGCACACTTTTGTAAATGTAGAGGCATATTATACGAACGCGCCTGTTTGCATATATTCAAATTTATTTAATTCCGATGCATTTGTCTATTTGTGCTAATTATTGATTCGAGCATCAACATGAGTTTGATTGCCAACTCTTAAGTGATATTTACCCTTTTCTCATCCAGTGTTCCTGTcccaacaacaaacaaattACATCATTTGCAACATCCATCAAGAGAAAAGCGATCACTCGAGAatcaagctcctcctcattGGCCACCAACGCGGACCTGCCAGCCAGTGTGTGAAATTCCGATTTTGCTCTCTAATAGCTTGAGGAGAAAAATGCTAGATGAGTCAACCGCAAAGAGGAGTGAGTGGCCATCGTTACTCTGCTGTGCCTCAAACTTGCCATTTGACGAGATGATCTCTATTTAGTCATAGTTTTGCATTAATTCTGTAGATGTCGTCAGCTTGCTAACAGTGCTAGTTTTGAGAATGGGTTGAAAAGTCGATCAGAAACACACTGGGGGTCGTTTGGGGATCCGGGTTAGGACTGACCATGTAATTGTTGAGACGGGGAATACTGGCTATCAAGTCTTGAtgcttggagaagaaggggtcTTGATATGTAAATGGTTGGGCTCCAGGAAATATGAAGCGGTTTGGCTGACAGATGTCTATTAAGCTCATCTCGGCAGGCATCagatcatccatcatctgTCGGAGGTTGTAAAAGAAGCCTTTCTTCGCGGTCTCGGTATCGGAGCTGTCACTGTCGCCATATTCCCAGCATCGTTCAGATTTGTCGTCAGACATGCAACTCGTTCTACTCAAATAAAACCCTCCGCCTTGACGGACAGACAACGAGTATTTCTCTGTCAAATACTTGTCGAACGGTTTGTGCTCTGCATAATCCCGGTTTTGGTGTGGGAACTCGGCAGCAACCGCGGCAGTAACCCACAAGCGCTGCTCAATCCTGACTTCTTGCCCTTCGAAATAGACATCACAAGAATAGCCGGGGTGAATATCTACCTTGGCATACTTGATACCTTGGCCGATATAAACTTTCATCCCATTGCTCTGGTCATCCCAGGACGGTAGAGGCTCACTCGGAGGGACTCCCGCCTGGATATGGAGCACACGGCTGCTGTCGTCATTTGTAAGATTAGCTGTCGCATCACTAAGCCACTCTCCCTTGAGCAATTGTAGGCGGtagttttcttctttccgaGCAACCGGTTCATACATGTAACGAGGAGCTAGACGCTTAAGGACATCCAGGAAGAATTGAGCCACTACATTGCGGCGAATTGCAATGACACCACTCTTATTATTGACGTCCTCGAGCCGCACCCAATTCCAATTGAAGTCTGAAACATCCGTCACTCCATTGTTATTGATAGTGCAGATATAGTTAAGCGTGGCGATTGCTTGTTCGGATGAGGAAGGAGATGATAGAGGGTTACCGGAGCTGTCTCTGGGCGGATTCACAGCTCTCCCCGAAATTGCTGTCATGTACAGAGACGGGTCATGGTTGGGATATGTGACAGCCGAGACGACGAGGGGCGGAAAGCTGTGTCTAGAGGCAAATTGTAAATACCCTTTGAAGAGACAAGATACTAGGCAACCACCAGCTTTTGTTTTCATATCCATGCCTGGAAAATTGACATCATTTCGCGGTTTGGTGGCCCCCCAGCGGAGACACAACTGCTCAAGGCTGAACATTGTATCAGACAGATTTTCCAGCGCACGCCTAAGTTGAAACTTGGCGTCTGGGTGACTGTTGAAATAAAGGTCGTCGAGGTGTTTGCTGAGATCGTTCAGGACGAGATCGACGGTGCACGAAGCTGCCCAAGGTTTATCGCTGGGCTGCTCCCAAATATTCCAGCTGCCTGAATATCCCCACTTCACAGGATCGTTTTCAATGACAGTAATATCTGAGTAGTACATGTTGAAATCGACACTGCGGAGTTTTTGACCAAAGTTGACAATGGACAAGTCTCTTGGGTTAACGTTTCGCGGTATCCCTATCCGCATCTTGATGCCAACTTGGAAAAGGGCATTAGTGCAGGCGGTTATTCTTGGGTCATCATAAGGGGTGCCTTTGGGGATATCAAACGGATTGATACCGCCAGTCTGCTTCATCAATTCTTCCAGGGTGATTGGGTCCTCCAGGTCACCGGTTGTCGGGTTTACCAGGTAGCATAGATACTTGACTTCCTGGCGTGCTTGATCTATAAATTTTACCATGCTAGAATTTATGCTAGCCTGCGTTGTAGCCACGACAAAGTCGCAGCCAAGGTTGGTGAGATTGCTTGATGTGCTATCCATGATTTGGTagaaataaaaggaaaaggagaattGACTCTAAGCGTGATGTTTGATGTAGTAATTGTAATAGAGATTGGTATGAGGAGAAGGGAGGGAACAGCAATTGTGATGCCTCTGACATGGCCTGATTGCCAATTTTATAGTTCAATTTTACTCTCCGTACGAAATGCGCCAGTCAGCCTACGTCTGTTGCATAGTATTGAACGCCTTTCGATGACCGCGCTCAAACAAACTATCTCATACCAAGTGGGACGACTCAATATGGACTTCAGCCTCTATTTGTTGGACGATACGCTTACAATTAACGCTCACCCAAGCTGAGAGCTGAATCTCCTC
Above is a genomic segment from Trichoderma breve strain T069 chromosome 6, whole genome shotgun sequence containing:
- a CDS encoding beta-lactamase domain-containing protein, with translation MLIKQTTSAFFSQLDELIRSENDGNTSSASVLAKLGTPCASVAIMEDGVISSHCFSTGQENTETIFQACSISKPTFAVALLKLVDGGKIALDTRIGDVLSQDVLDILTKDASASESSVVKGITIAQLLSHTSGLSQGGFPGYSVLDDSRIPTLREVLMGANPVNTLDVHLQGFPGQSYSYSGGGFAVLQLVFETITNKDFATAMHDILLGPLGMTRSSFHPLPIQEKNAAKCHWNGYTPCEDAQRVNPEQAAAGLWTTPSDLLKLISAVQQSLQRSDNTGFLRQETAKSMLTLVKSDVALSWFIPGDLKTVFSHGGSNWPGFRTYVAGYADLPGAAKVKIPENCGISIMTNAVEGDIIVWKLLQAIAYLKKWPEIPLPLGYTRVLPFRAHRDEIGTQWKRWLGRWTCGETGWSIEANESGNPTIQYGQLSPFPLVPAAMSATIRDGKTQATNLMVSGLDVLVYFCEDDTIEIVKGRGQQTTKLTRA